The following nucleotide sequence is from Archocentrus centrarchus isolate MPI-CPG fArcCen1 chromosome 6, fArcCen1, whole genome shotgun sequence.
GCCGAGGACCGGGCCGAGAAGAGAGGCACAGTCAGCTGCTCTGCCCTCTCTGAACCCACCTGAACGAGCAGATGCTAACCCAGTCCAGCCAGAGGAGAGCAGGGATGAGTTTCACAGGCACCTGTCACCACCAGCAGAAAGAGTTCTGGACTCTCCCGTTGTGCTGCCCAGGTGCACActaaagccattttcacacacgAATTCTGAACAGTGTTAGGGAGGTCGGGTCAGGGCATTTTTCCGACATTTTCAAGAGATAGTGTGGAGATGTATTTCCACAGCTGCCTCGGTTGAGTGTGCAGGAAGCAGGACATATGACAGCCACTGGTTCTCTCTTTAAATTCACGTGACAAATACCTTTGCTATTTCCACATGAGTGACATTAAAGGTTGCACAGCCTTCATCGTGGTGAGGTGGCAGTTTAAAAACCATTTAATGAGCCTGGTATTGGCTTCCTGACATCCGGCTCTGCTGggtgatgtttaaaaaaattcagtgctCCAGTGGACGTGTAAAAATGACTTGACATGTACGGCAGGATCAGGATGTTTGTTCCCTGGATAACTTTACCAACTTAACACACTAATGTGAATTTATGCATATCTTCTATTTATCCAGATAAAAGTCTCATTGAGATTGAAAAATCTCTTTCGAGAGTGACTTGgtcaagagggcagcagaggctaaaatgacaaaatatgtGTTAATCATGGGAAACACTGCACCatgcaaaaacaaatgcataATATCTTCTGTGCTTCTGGAGGAGCTGTGCTTTACCTTTATGATGTTCAGAACTGTCACATAGCAATTTATGTCTTTTATACATCACAGACTGGGTGTGTGGAGTTTAAGATGTGAGATGAAGGAGCTGGCTGCTCTTAATCATGAAGctgtgttagaaaaaaaaaattcacagtaAAAATCATCCTAAAAAAGTTGTTCATGGTATAAAGTTAAGTCTGAAAATAATAGCTTCTTCTACTTATAGTGATTCTATTGATTTAGAAATTCAGTATTTGTACAAAGTAATtagtttgaaatgttttcatgtgcagaaaacattttaatcacactattggtaaaaaaaaaaaaaatcaaatccacAATTagatatttttcttaaatgctTGAGGCTTATATTTTCTAAAGAGGAATATTCTATCAAAATACACTGTTGAGTTGCATTATGTGAAGTGTAGGATTTAAACAATACATATTTTAGGCATTTTTTACCTTCATTTTGAGCAGCACAGTAAAGCAGGCAGAGAGAGCAGAAGGAGTGAAATGGCCCGAGGTAGTCTCAGGCCCAGAGCTCTGCAGTAGCCTTTCAGTGTATGAATTGCCTGCTCCACCAGTGAGCTACACCTGCACCTGCTTTAGTTAATCTTGCGTGGCAGTAACAGAAACACACTGTGGAGCAGCTTCAGGTGTGTTACGTTTGGACAATCTGTTAACTGCATTATGTAAGACACAATAAAGAACTGTTttttataaaatgtttgttGCCAGGACACCtaaaaaacatgcaaagaaggaacgtggcttcatgctgataGGACCCCTTCGAATTTATGGGAGCATCAAACCAGAGTAAGATCCACTTTTATCACTGACAACTGCAAATGATACAAGTCACTCAAGTCTCATGAAAAAGATGTTTACTGCATCTTTTACTAGCCTTATACAATATCAGATTCACTGTCTCCCAGGTCAGTGATTCTTCTGAATGATCCCAAGTTGCAGACATCCACTGTCATTCACCATCCAGTCGTGGCACCATTCCCCCCCTCTGTCCCACTCACAGTCTGCCCGGATCTACTGAGAGCTGCGCTGCTGGGGGAGGAGCAGcggagaagctgctgctgcagcactaaacTAATGCCAGTGGTGACAGACCTGGAGTATGATGCCTTCATTATGGGCCAGCCTGCACACACTCAACAGATCCTTGTGGTGTGTGTGACTCTGCCGTGCGAGCCTGTCAACACAAATGCAATTCCCAGCCAAGACTCGCTGGAGAATCTTTACAGGAGGAAGAACAAGTACAGAACCATGCCGTGCACTCAGGTGTGAATCTAGGCAAAATAAGAAACATGTTACATGCACATTTTCAAGGATGAAAACAGTGTTGCTATGACTAGAAGATATCCAACAGTCAGTCAAATTCAGTAACAGgttgttgtattgttttttgtttttttttaatccagtgcCAGAAGGACTCTTTTCGGCTGGTGAGGTATGAAACAGAAGCAGAGGATCCCTGCTATGAATCCAAGAACACCCTGCTGTGGCAGCGACACAGAGCTGCTCCCGGGATGGTCCTGGTCAGTAAATCCACTGCAGACTTGTCCAAAAGCTGCATGCTATGCAAAGTGCATGTCTTCATGGTTCCCACtgggtggcagcagcagcagcacgaaGCAGAAGTGGTTGTATTAGTGAATGGATGGGCTGGAAAAACATGTACCCCATCCATCCAGTTCTTTCCCAAGAGGTCCAGACGTGTGTTTAAAAGTGTTGCAGGCTGACAAGAATTACAGAAGGGAGCTCTAATTTTCAAACCAAAGACATGAAAACTGCTTCAGTGATGTTTGCTGCAAGATTAAAAACCCACCTATAAATCAAACATGAGTATCTGAATCATGGGGACGTGAAAATACCATCAGTAATTAAGTATTTTTAAGCCAGTAGGGCTTACTCAGAAACTGTGAAAGAGCAGATGTGTGACTGGGATGTGATACCACAGGATGTGGTGTCACATTAAGGCTTGTGTGTTTTGAAAtctaaagcttaaaaaaaaaatcctcacgaGGAATATGACTTTCGTTGTGAAACATTGGAGTCAGCAGTgcaatgtaaaacaaaaaaaaccaaacaaaacacttAAGCTTTTCACGTATGAGCGGGGGATAAAAATAACTGCAGTGTGTGACTGCAGAGGCGTTTTCTTCTGTTTCCACGTATTTATTGTAAATATTGTTTGCTAATATGATAGATGTACATCAGGGGGAAGCTGCTGTTTATGGGCTACATATGCAGCGATCACAGCTTCTCAGCCGGGGACCTTGAAAAGCAAATCTCCAGAAGCAGGAGAGACTACAGATTAGGTTTGAGTCTCCCTTCAGACTACAAGCTCAGGTAGTACTGCACCATCCCCTCTGATCTGATACTGAATCTTTATTGTAATTACAAACCAATTGTTGCATATTGGTAAGGGAATGCATCACCATAGAACCACAAATGTGAGTTTAATAAAGTTTAGTAATTTAATGGTATTCATTTCTGATGTCCGTACACAGTGATTCAGTGAATGTTCCTGGAACCACAGATGCAACACTAACATGAGGcgatgacatcacagtggctactTCAGAGAAAAGGGAAACAGCCAAGGCAAtgtttttgtcttcatcagTTTTACTAAATTCTGATCTTCTGTggaatgaaaaaatgaaacacagcaCGATGTCTGAGTCCTATTTTCTATCATCCATGCACTGTTTGCTCATAAATGTCTtccctttcatttctttaagaTATGTAGCTTTACTTATCTGTCTAATGTTTCCTTCCTCAACAATCACAGTGCATCATTCCAACAAAAGAGGGACATCTGTGTCTAACCAAAAAGCCCTCCCACACACTCACTCCATGAAGTAATACAGGTATCAAGGAAGGAGATCTGCCACCGGAGAGCAATTCCTCAGTCCAGCGATTATGTTTCAACTAGGGCAAATAAACACGGCAAAAATGCACtaagactgaaaaacaaaagcaacaagcAATCCAGGACTTTGCTTAATCTTTCATTATCTGGAGAAGCTCTCAGCCATCTGgctttgtttctgtgttgtttCCTGTAAGAGTGCAAAATAAACCTGCTGGCACTGATGGGaaaacttgtttttcttttttaagtattACTTCCTCTGCTGGATTCCACGCATAGTTCTGGCGTCTTAgtcataccatcagagatgatGATGTATGTGGAAAGATATGCGTAAAATGCCCGAGCAGTTATGAGCAAGCATAAAATCTTATTACAGTCGGTGTGTGTTGATGTTACGCGGAGAAGGTCGTAGTTTACACAGCGATAGCTTACAGTAATACCAGTTTATTCAAAATTTACAGGTTAAGACTGACTCTGGTAGTTTGCGGCTCCTGAGGGGCCCCTGGCGGATTGTTTATCGAAACAAAAAGGAAGCTCAGCGCTATTGGTTGGCTACATAACGCAGGGCAGCGGCCGGTGCGCCTCCACAGAGAGCGACTTGTTTGCGGCGGGATCACGTGTGTCGCTGgtgtaaaattaaagaaaatgtcGATTATTAACTGATGACTTATGAATGTACGACATGCACCTTATCCGGATATGAAGGGTTTGTGTCTGCGGCACTGATTTTTATAAGGAccgaaaagaagaagaaggaaaaaccagAAGCGGAGTGAGTGGCGCGATAATGAGCTCAGGTAAGTTCCCAGTTTGATGACTTTTCTGGTTCATAAGTGAACACGGTGTGCTGATATAGGCCAATCAGGAAACTGTAAAATGCTCAAAGAAGGTGTATTTCTTTAGTGTAGTTCAGCATAGTTTTCCCCCCTCTATTTGGCATCTGTATAAACAGCATACCTCTAAATTAATTACATTCGATTTTCTTGAGTTCTGTCTCGGATTTTTTTCGCAGTCagcagttcagactgtgttCTGCTGAACTggaaaatatttgaaaacaaCGCCTTGAAAACACGCCTGTCAACAGGACCGCAGTTTACTGCTTCAGTGACACTTGGTTAGTTAGATGTACCAGTCCATCTGACTCTCGCTTGTTCACTTGTCTCCCACTCTTCCTTTTCCACCTGCCTAATCCTCCTCCTTTGCTTGTTGACACGAGCTTTTAGCTGGATTACTGTGCTGCTGCATAGAATGGCAGACATAAGTCATGTGATATTTGAACCCCTGGAGAGGTAGTTTACTGTACACTAAGGTTGGAtcagtggtaaaaaaaaaaaaaaaaaaaatcaccatatAAATGGTGACCTTTCATTAGGGGAACGACTGCCAGACTGCTGGAAACACACATCTTTCATAGCTTTGGAGTAGAGCCATaatcttttttgcattttgatgcTATTTTTTTACCAGTTTGATAAAAGAGCCAGAAGAAATAACATTACCCCAAATCTTAAGTTcctgttgttatttttaattctcttcCCAGGCATGCAAAAACCAGCTGTGGCCCCTAAACCAAAGCTGTCTCACTGCGAAAGTCCATGGCTGTCTCCCTTGATGCCCAGAAAAGCTGACCTCTCGCATCCATCTCCTGGCACGCAGAGGAAGCCAAAACCAGCATTAGCCCCCAAACCCTGCCACACCAAATTTACTCCTGCTGTGGAAGCAAAGCAACCTGTGCCGACGAGCCTGCATCAAACATCTGTATTGGAGACCCCCCAGACTGTAGGTCGTCTTATCTCCCAAAATGGACTACAGCAAGAGGCCAAATTGTCTCACTGTCATCATGTTGTTTCTATTTGCCTGTGTAACGATGACCCCTGCACATGCCTCGcaaaaacaccaacaaacagagaaaaaatagagagagacTTAAAAGCACTGCACAACGGCAAAAgtgagaaacacagaaaaattgtTGCTTCTTATGGCACCTGTGATAATAGGAGAGGGAAAACAGACAATGCAGAGTGCCAAGAAATGAACACCTCTTACATCCATAATCACCTCACTAACTATCAATCTGTCCAAGAGACAAGTGCTATTTACCAAAATCTCAGCATATACTCCGTTCCTAAGGTGACTGTTTGGCCGGCTGTTCCTTGCAGAACACGGAGTGATGAGGCAAATGATGAAATACTTAAGGGAGTACCTGGACAAGTACCAGAGGAAGATGCTCTTGGTGTGCCACAACCCAAAGTAATCCCAGCACCCCCTAGGAAGTCCAGCCCTGTCCCTGTGCCACGGAAACCCAGGCAAGCTGTTCAGGACCGTCAGGAAAAGGTGGTGAAAGAGAGGGAAGAGCCTGTAAGCCAAGATGGGGGAGGAATAAACATCATAAAGGTGGGGGTGTCATCAGAACGGAAAGGCACATCATCACTGTCTGTCAGTGCACCTTGTAGCGAAAGAAAGCAGACAGTTTTTCTGTCAGCAAAGACTTGTGCCCCACCGGCTCCTCCCTTAAAGAAAAAACCTATTCTGTCTCAGCTTGACAAAGTACCAACCTCAGCTACTCAGACACCTCCAAAGGACATCAAAGAGGAATATTTCGATTGTGACGCTGGCATTTATGAGATGGATTTATCGGCTTtgatgaagaataaaaaaattcagaaaaaagcaATCGGCGAGCAGGAGGAAgctgacagcaaacacacatattATTCTCCTCGCAGCGTTTTGCTCAGCCAGCCTGTTGTGCCAGCGAGGAAAACTGGGATGGTTAAAGTACCACCAAAGAAGccccagagaaagaaaaacctaATGGCACTGAATCAAAATAAGGAGTCTGAGGAGAGAGAAGTGAGGGATTCTGAGGAACATGAGAAAAGGAATGTCCATCATTTGGCGAAGGGGAGACTATTTAATGAGCTGCCTTTTCCGCACGCTGAGAAATCAAGCAGTAACCTTTTAGGAGCTGAGCTCACTAGGCATTTGCGCTCCAGCCTGAGCAAAGCAAAGTCCTTCTCTGGTGCCGACAACTTTCGCTCTAAAAAATTACAGAAGGCAAACTCTTTGCGGAAACCGCAACCCTTGAAGTTCTCAATGAGTGTGTTATCCAGACAGATAGAAGAAGGAGACCAGATCCCAGACTCCCCTGCGAGTGATAACAAACAAAGTGTTGATGACAACAATGAAGGCGTATGGCAGAACTACCCTGAGCATCACAGTGCTGAACGTAAATACCCCGGTCCGTTTATTGGGGTTGAGCAAAATGTGGATGGAGAAGAAGACATAGAAGCTCTCCCATCTGAGGACATCCCTCTCTATGAGGAGATAGACAATGTCAATGTGGGACAGTTCTTGCCATCTTCTCAGGCCTTCTACTCAGAGCATAACTTGTGGCAGTGCTCAATGTATGTTGATCCTCAGACCATGTACCCATTTGAGAGCTCAGTGTGTGATAGTGAGGGCATTTATGAGGAGCAGGATCCATTTATTCCTCCAGAGATACAGACACCAGCATACCTTGCAAGGTAGATGTCAATTACTTAACTTTCTCTTGTCctgattttatttatcaacataGCGTTCATTGTGTTCTGAAAGTAGTGTTGGAAAAATACCTGTATCTTCTTTACACTCATCTGCACTTCATCTGGAAAATATGTAACTGATGAAAGGGAAGCGGACAGAGAAGAACTTCACATTGTTTGCCAGATTCCTGTCAGGGTAGTTTGACAGGTATGGTGTGCTTGCACAGCCTTGACACAGTAACTTCGACTACATGAGTATAAACATTGTTACAGGCATCATGAACCGAAGGCAATTTTGACCCTAGAAGAAAAGTGTTTATACTAGATGAATGCAATCCACAGAGCTGTAGCTTAAATATTTGCATGTCATGGTGTTTGCAGTTAGTAAAACTACACCTATTTCTTCTTAAAGGGTCAGTTCAATACAGTGGCAGTGATAGAATAAAAAATGTGCTATTAAGAGGAAACTGTTGTTACTTTGCATTAGAACTCACTGTTATTTGTTTGTGTTACCAAACCAAAATGTTATAATACCAAGACAAAGACATGAAACTACAGGACAAAAACTGACTAATTTCACCAACTTATTTCAGTCACGTCAGTGAACGCGGCAGTGTTTCGGCCAGTGGCCTTCGTCTgagcatttatatatttatgaaaCTGTTAGTGTGCTAACAAAATAAGTTTCCATGCAAAATAACCATCAGATTCATGTAGCTTGTGGTCTGGGCAATTTTGTTCGTACCACTGTTCGTGTTTTAGTGACTTAGAATCATTGCTGTCTGCAATCTGCATCCCTCCAAGTGATGGTGTTGCTTTAAGAGAGAAGCCTACAGtgctaaagtgaaaaaaaaaaaaacccccaaaaaaccgCATGGACACAAAATCAGACTAAAAAAATGGAAACGATAGTCTCAGAGGAGGAAGTCAAAAAAGCAGCAACACCTTTCCGAATAGTTTCTCAGCCTGAGATAACATGGACGATGAATTATTGTTTACCCTGTGGCTcaaggggggggaaaaaaaggaaaagatctGACGTCAAAGTTAAAAAGTAACCAGAACAAAAAGAAGGAAGGTGAAATTTAATCGAACAATTACAGccagttgtttttctgttttctctttttctgcgtggagtttgcatgttgtcctTGTATGTGCATGAGTTCTCCCTGGGTACAccagcttcctctcacagtccaaagacatgcatgttggttgaattggtgattctaaattggtgaATGGTCGTTTTCCCTGTATTAGCCCCGCAATAGACTGGCCATCTGTCCAGGGTGTCTCCTGTCTTtcactctatgacagctggaataggctctaGCATCCCATCCTCTTCCCTTCTTGctgaattttcagtttttttgcagtttgggTAAACTGACCCTTTAAAAGTTTCTCTAGAACAATCAGTTTGCTTCTTGGTTCCAGCTTTAAAGTAATTTCTTTTTACTGTGTGTATATTCTTTGTTTCTAGTAATCCTTTTAGGCAAAGAATTTCATATGTTGTGAATGAGCAGTGAGCAGGAGTCAGCTGGAAAATAGGATTACAGTTTGTGTAATGGTACACACTGCCTTGTACAGCTTAGCATGTCACAGCTCTTTAGTTCGAACTGTGCAACACTCACATGTCGAGTACAACAGCTGTTGCAAACAGGACATAGACCAGCTTCTTGTGTTTGCGCTTTAGCTTTAGtttctttttctgcagttttgttCAGGGAGGAGGCTTTTGGTTTACATGTATTTTCTGGAAATTGTGGCATTTAAGGCATGCGGTGTATCTTTGGCATAATTTCCTGTTAGCTTACCCATGTGTAGTCCTGTTAAAGCTGCTTGGTTAAACTGCCAAAGGCGCGATGATTTGTGATCTGTGTCTGGTTTGGAGCGCTGCTGCTTCTGTTGGGCTCTGCAGCATTTAGCCAAACTACTGTTCTGTGTGTAAGCAGCTGGACTAGGGGTAGACTTGTGATTGCATTGATGATGATACTTAAATAACATCTATATATTTAAAGGTGTCAAATAATCCCTTTCCTATGTGAGTTTTCATCATAATAAACCCTCATGCAAAATAAATTCTTGGGATTAAGTGCAGAgttgggtgttttttttataaaaacaccCAACTCTTACAAAAAATCTTCCTCATTCTTCTGCAAATACCATCCTCCCTCTTGTTTGCTTTGTGcatttctaaaataaatgcCTTCAGGTGCTTCTGTGTATTAAGGCTATCTGCCCTATGTGTTGGTGTGTTTGCATGTCCCTGTTCTCCTATTTGTCTATAACAAACTGTTCTGACTTTTTAACAGAAGCTCATTTGACAAAGAGGTTGTACTTGAGGTCCCCTCGGAAGAAGACCCCGACACCTCAGGTGAAGAGGGTGAGAATGATTGCAGCTCCAACTCAAGTAAAGGTGACCTTGAGCAGCCAGAGGAGAGTAAGGTGAGGCGCACACATTGTTAGATTCTCAAAGTGCTGCGTCTTACCTGCACCTATGAATCGTGCTCTGTTGAGATTTCATGGTTGCAGGCAACTTGGTCCTGCAGGGGAGTAGCCTGCCTTCCTTTTTACTGGAATTGTATACATCACCCTCATTCTGCTGCTAATAGATGAATATATAATTATGCATCAGATATATTTGTTGTGAGCAGTTCTGTCTGCTACCTGTGCCACAGTGCGTATTCTTTCAAAGCCTgtgtttatgcatttttttttttttttttatcagacaGAGattgaaaagaagaagaacaaaataTACAACATTGCCAAAGAAATCATGACCTCtgagagtgtgtgagtgtcctgtactttttttttttttttctcctttagttGATGAAAAACAAGATTAATAACGAGCTGTATCCCAGACTATCAGCCCAGACAGTCTGGAATATTTTTGCCCAGGTTTTTGGGATATTCGTCTCTGGCATTTACTGTATTTTAGATTAAATGGTCTTTCTTGGTTCTCACAACAATCACTGACACAACTGAAAAATCAAATGCCACCATCTAATTCAAGTAGCAGTGTTTCTGGATTGAAATATTTCTGTACATACTCCACATACACCTCTATCAACAGGTTGCAGGACCTCCCCGGCTGTAATGGGTAGACACAGATATAACAAGATTTAACAAAACCttaccaattaaaaaaaaacaagaatgtgTTGTTGTACGGGGGAGGCAATTGGGTAACcattataaattttttttattttgtttttctagaTTTGTTGATGTCCTGAAGCTGCTGCACGTTGTAAGTATCCCGACACATCACCCTTCAAACAAAACCAACCCCCATGTTTGCCGTGATAAGGAGCAATGACGAGCTGCCCGAGCCCACATTCTCCATATGTATTTGATTGTACTCATATATGGGCACGCCAGGTGTAGCGCCGCTCCCCTCTGTGTCACTGACACAAAAATTCCTCCTGGTTTTCCCCCAGAAAATCTCGAATGGTTCAGGCTGCCAAAAGACGATCTGATTCCCTTGCTGTACTTCCCCTGCAATGTTTGTAACACAGCAACAGAGGAAGCACAGTAATTTTATCTGTTGTCGGACCAGTCTAACCAACTCTTAACCATTACTCTCTTATGTCAGCCGTCTCGCTTTAAGTAGAGGACTCCCTATCACTACAAGAATctccatttgtgtttgtttttgtgtgttggttCTTCATTTTTCTTGACAGCTGGTCACCATATCTACCCAGGAAGAGTAGATGTGATGAATTCAGGAAGTGCAGTGTCAAGATTAAGAGTATTTGATAAGCGCTGGTCTAATTTTatctttaattttatattaAGGATGAATAGTCTAATGAGCAGATGTTTGTAGAGAAAAAGTATTAAAACAGAGGCGTAGCAGGACCAAGCCATACATGATGACTACTTACTGTACAGCATAGACAGGAAGGGCTCGGGTCTCAGTGGAATGCAGAGAAACGGTGTGCAGTAATGAGAAACAGGTCACCAACTTCACTTTGTTACTGCTGACTGTGTGCAGTGTGACCTTTTCTTATCTCAAGAAACAtccatgtgttgtttttttttgtttttttctctctctctttctgcaaCATCCTTCACCATATGCCCTGCCTCTATTGCTGTCAGCTGTTTTTAGTAAACGGAAATCACACATTAACCACAGGAGCGCTCTACGGAGCATGTGGGCTGTAGGTGGTTTTACTTGCCTCATGTCTCTATAATCCAACAAAAATTTGCTGAATACACTCAGCTTGCTTAAAGCAAATTAGGTCTAAGTCCTTCAACAACCATATCTTCTTTCCTTGGTTTGTACAATTAAAGATCTATTTAACCTTATCTGCTTTGTTGTGTTAggattgtgttaaaaaaaaaacaaacaaacacttccTGGCCAAAAACACTTCCTGGattatgatctggggttgctgca
It contains:
- the LOC115781545 gene encoding FYVE, RhoGEF and PH domain-containing protein 6-like, yielding MSSGMQKPAVAPKPKLSHCESPWLSPLMPRKADLSHPSPGTQRKPKPALAPKPCHTKFTPAVEAKQPVPTSLHQTSVLETPQTVGRLISQNGLQQEAKLSHCHHVVSICLCNDDPCTCLAKTPTNREKIERDLKALHNGKSEKHRKIVASYGTCDNRRGKTDNAECQEMNTSYIHNHLTNYQSVQETSAIYQNLSIYSVPKVTVWPAVPCRTRSDEANDEILKGVPGQVPEEDALGVPQPKVIPAPPRKSSPVPVPRKPRQAVQDRQEKVVKEREEPVSQDGGGINIIKVGVSSERKGTSSLSVSAPCSERKQTVFLSAKTCAPPAPPLKKKPILSQLDKVPTSATQTPPKDIKEEYFDCDAGIYEMDLSALMKNKKIQKKAIGEQEEADSKHTYYSPRSVLLSQPVVPARKTGMVKVPPKKPQRKKNLMALNQNKESEEREVRDSEEHEKRNVHHLAKGRLFNELPFPHAEKSSSNLLGAELTRHLRSSLSKAKSFSGADNFRSKKLQKANSLRKPQPLKFSMSVLSRQIEEGDQIPDSPASDNKQSVDDNNEGVWQNYPEHHSAERKYPGPFIGVEQNVDGEEDIEALPSEDIPLYEEIDNVNVGQFLPSSQAFYSEHNLWQCSMYVDPQTMYPFESSVCDSEGIYEEQDPFIPPEIQTPAYLARSSFDKEVVLEVPSEEDPDTSGEEGENDCSSNSSKGDLEQPEESKTEIEKKKNKIYNIAKEIMTSESVFVDVLKLLHVDFRDAVSKASRQNGKPVIEDRFLNQILYSLPQLYELNESLLFELRERIEKWNEHAQVADIFLKKGPYLKMYSTYIREFDRNVALLDEQTKKNPAFATVVREFESSPRCANLALKHYLLKPVQRIPQYQLLLTDYLKNLPEGSDDYNDTEAALTTVKEVASHANDFMKQGDNFQNVIRVQCRLIGHHEIVQPGRIYLKEGILMKLSRKVMQPRMFFLFSDMLLYTKPVQSGQFMFKNMLPLKGMKVSKPSQEAYQNELNIVSVERSFILSARSAKEQDEWLEAISTAISEYIKKTISFIPGKLLDGIQVDGGEGAPLGSKAPIWIPDKRVSMCMICTSKFTQTWRRHHCRACGKIVCQSCSTKESPLKYKKYKCARVCDQCFQVLQEQEGEKTESIGKKNNFTLYKKQKQRPAALKEVSANTNKSSMSGYLHVSKISKKQGKRLWFVIKDKVLYTYGASEDVAALESMPLLGFVVTADSPQTSQFKLYHQDKLYYIFKAESPEWAQRWINSFRQAAVL